Genomic DNA from Klebsiella variicola:
ACGCAGGAGCGACCAGCAATATAGAAAGTGCCAGCAAAGCAGATTTCAGCGTTGTCATAAGTGACCTCTTCTATCCGTCCCCGTTATGGGCCGATAGCAAAATATTAACGCCACAAAACTATTCTGATTATTCTCTGCAATCTGAATCTAGAGTGCGCCGCATTTATTGCTCGTTCGTACACAATATCTCCATCTTCGAGCGTAAAAAAACCGGGCACCAGGCCCGGTTTAGCTGGTGGATGAACGACAATACTAGCCCATCATCAGCTTACGCAGCGCGGCGAAATCCGCCGGCAGATTGTGGGACAGCAGCGGCAGGTCGGCGCGGTCAGCCAGCTCCTTCGGCAGCGGCAGGGTTTCCTGCAGGATCTCTTCCACGCTCTCTTTGAATTTCGCCGGATGCGCGGTACCGAGGAACAGGCCGTACTCTCCCGGCTGCAGCTGATCGCGCAGCGCGCGCCAGGCAATCGCCGCGTGCGGCTCAGAGATGTAGCCGATGGCCTTCAGCTCGCGCATCGCCGCTTTGGTGGTCTCATCATCGACCGCGGCGTAACCCAGCTCGCTCAGGCGCCAGATTTTACGGCGGAACAGCTCCTCGACGCGCGGCCAGTTGTTCGGCTGGCTGACGTCCATGGCGTTAGACAGCGTCGCCTGGGTAGCTTTTGGCGCCCACTCGCCGCCCTGCAGATAACGGGGAACGGTGTCGTTCGCGTTGGTGGCGGCAATAAAGCGCTTAATCGGCAGACCCAGCGACTTGGCCAGCAGACCAGCGGTCAGATCGCCGAAGTTGCCGCTTGGCACGGAAATCACCAGCTGATTGCGAGCTTCCTGAGGCAGCTGCGCCGCCGCTTCGAAGTAGTAGCAGATCTGCGCCAGCAGGCGGCTGATGTTGATGGAGTTAGCCGAGTTGAGCCCCAGCGTGGCCTTCAGCTCTTCATCGTCAAACGCCTGCTTCACCAGCGCCTGGCAGGCATCAAAGTCGCCATCAATCGCCACGGTTTCAATGTTGCCGCCGAGGGTACAGAACAGCTTCTCCTGCAGCGGGCTGATCTTACCGCGCGGATAGAGGATCACGACCTTGACGTTCGGCAGACCGTAGAAGGCATGCGCCACCGCCGCCCCGGTGTCGCCGGAGGTTGCGGTGAGAATGGTGACCGGCTTATCGCCGGCGATATGGGTCAGCATCTGCGCCATAAAGCGGCCGCCAAAATCTTTAAACGCCAGCGTCGGGCCGTGGAACAGCTCCAGGCAGCCGACATCGTCCTGAACCTTGCTTACTGGCGCCGGAAACGCAAACGCTGCGCGCACCCGCTG
This window encodes:
- the thrC gene encoding threonine synthase, which codes for MKLYNLKDHNEQVSFAQAVTQGLGKHQGLFFPHDLPEFSLTEIDDMLAQDFVTRSAKILSAFIGDEIPQDVLQQRVRAAFAFPAPVSKVQDDVGCLELFHGPTLAFKDFGGRFMAQMLTHIAGDKPVTILTATSGDTGAAVAHAFYGLPNVKVVILYPRGKISPLQEKLFCTLGGNIETVAIDGDFDACQALVKQAFDDEELKATLGLNSANSINISRLLAQICYYFEAAAQLPQEARNQLVISVPSGNFGDLTAGLLAKSLGLPIKRFIAATNANDTVPRYLQGGEWAPKATQATLSNAMDVSQPNNWPRVEELFRRKIWRLSELGYAAVDDETTKAAMRELKAIGYISEPHAAIAWRALRDQLQPGEYGLFLGTAHPAKFKESVEEILQETLPLPKELADRADLPLLSHNLPADFAALRKLMMG